A region of the Canis aureus isolate CA01 chromosome 5, VMU_Caureus_v.1.0, whole genome shotgun sequence genome:
TCAGACAcatgtggaaaagaaaagaacaggccCATGATTCTGGCAGAGTACCAAGGGCCAGATGTTAAATGTGCTGACCATGATGTGGCTCCGGTTGCCATTAGCCAACCTGGATTCGACGTGTTGTTTTAACCCCTGGCtctgccttttccttccttcGCGCCAGGTCCCCAGTCTGTGTGAAGATCTCCTGTCTTCTGTTGACCAGCCCCTGAAAATCGCCAGAGACAAGGTGGTGGGAAAGGATTACCTTTTGTGTGACTACAACAGAGATGGGGACTCGTACAGGTGAGCTGCCAGGCCGGGGCCAGGCGCAGTCCCTGTCGCCTGGGACCACTGAAGTCCGGCCgtccttctgtctgtctgtcctccctatctccctccccacttcccttcctcccatccttccttccGTCCAGTCCAGCAGTAGACGTTTGTGGAGTGCCTCCAGTAGAAGCGTTGGAGACTCGGCATGGAACAAAGGGCCCCTGCCCTGGCAGAGCTTCCAGTCTAACAGGAGAAGGCTGTCGTTACCACACGGTAGTGGCAGGAAGTCCTGCTAAGTTTGCAGGGTGTAGGGTGTGCATAAGGTGGGGATCTGGAGCACGAGGAGGGCCTATGTGGGTCAGGGACGTCGGAATGAAGCTTGGTCCACTACATACACGACTTTCTTTGTCTTCCATCACCATGCTGAGGGCTTGGACAATGAGGTAGTCATTAGTCCCTGCCCTGAGCGATCACTATTCTAGATCGGGGGATGCACAGGGATGCACTTAGTGGCGGGATGCCGTGTGCTGTGATGCATGCCGCCAGGGCCAAGCTTATTCAGAATTTGAGGGTAGCATGGAAGAGGCTGGGGAAGCTCCAGGATAATTTCCTGAAGGAAGTAATGTCCGAGCTAGGTTTTTAAGGGTGTCTAGGAGTTCTTCCTATTAAGAAAGATCAGGAATCCCTAAACTAGCCACCATTTCTGTGGTGGATTGCTGTAGTCAGTGCCTCGGAGAATGGTGGAGGAATGCAGTCTGCTTTAGGTTTATTTAGAGACCACTGAACCTGGGCTGAGTCTTAAAGATTCAGCTTAATGTTCTTttgggggccaggggcagggtctgagagggggaagcagggagagaTGCGTGGAGTCAGCCGACCTCAGCTCCGAACCAGCACTGCCGTTTTGACAGATTACTTGTTATGTCTGGTCTTTTGTTTTCTCACATACAATCTGGAAATAAGAGGATCCATTCTTTGAGCGAATGCACGGGGACCTCTCTGTAAGCGTGCACTGTACGTGTTGGCCCCGAGTCCAAGTCCCTCTTCTGTGGGGCTTCCATCCCAGTGAGGACACCAGGTCGCTGGCAATGCCAAAATGATAGGGACCCGGGAAGGTGAGTCGGAAGGAGAGGCGGGGCGGAAGGTCAGGGAAGGCACGTCTGTGAGTGGTAATACGTGAGCTGAGACGTGGAGATGAGACAGCCGGGTAACGCACCGTCGGGGTGTCAGGTCCCCGTGGGAGCCAAGCCGGTGGGGCTCCAGCTTGGCTGGGAGGCCGGAGCGGGGGTGAGGTCAGAGGTGCAGCAGGGCAGGTGGCGCCAGGCCGTGAAGGATGCAGCAGAGTCACCGGGGGTTACCAGAACTGACACACACCACGTGTTCCAAAACGGAACTGGGTGTGAATCACAGAGATTTCATTAATACTGACTTTTCAGAGAGACCAGATGAATGTTTTATAATCATGTCCCTTTGCCAGCTTCGGATGGAAGTTAGGTGAAAAATAGATTTGGGCCTCGTCCAGACCAGAGACCTGAGTGGAGATGGCGAGCAGTTGTCGGACTGGAGGTCCCTCCTGAGAGCAGGGCCAGCAGCCGCACATGTCCCGGGGGTGGGGACACAGTGGTGGAGGGTGACCCCAAGGCTTCAGGCCTGGGCAGCCGGAAGGCGGGAGCCACTGTGTGTTGAGGTGAGGAAGACCCTGGGAGGACCTGCTCAGGGGCCATTGGAAGCCTGAGATGTCCGTTCAGTGGCAGTGGAGGTGTCCCGGAGGCTGTGGGTAGCCGCAAGCTCCAGGAGCGAGGGCAGGACGAGGGGGAGATGCAGAGGCAGGAAGGCCCCAAGTGGAGGTGCTGAGGCCCCCCCGGGGTAGATTGGGTCTCACTTGGGAGGGCCAGTCTCTGTGCAGGTCGCAAGCATAGCGCCAGGTCCCGTCCTCACTGGAGAGAGGTCTGTGGCAGCACCAGATGCTCTGACATGAGGCGACATGTGGCCGACATGATCCAGGGAGAGGTGATCCTTGAACTGAGTCTTGCTCACTCAGCTtcattgtatttcttctttgtttcttttctttctctttcttttcttttctttttttcttttctcttcttttctttcttcataagagacacagacagagggagaagcaggctccctgcagggagcccgatgcgggactcgatcccaagactccagggtcacgccctgagccgaaggcagacgctcaaccactgagccacctaggcatcccgtATTTCTTCTTTCCACCTGAAAACTCCAGTTGGCCGTGTACAGCAGCTGCTCCCCAGCAGCCCGTGGACGGCTGGAATGGTTTCCGTATCCAGTACCCAGGACCGGGCCAGGCTTCCGGGGACTTGGTGCCCACAGCGCCTCTAGGTTGCCCCACCAACTCCCGCATTCCTGGGGCACTGCCAGGGGCCGGGGGGGCCTCAGCCACCGAGGAGCCCAGGGTGTCAGGGCACAGGactgttctttcctttccccccTCCTCAGTATAAAACTTCAAGGTCTTCTGATTCTCTCCACACATTTCCATCCTAACTGTGTTTGATCGTTTGCTTAAATAAGATCCTTATGGCGTGACCACTGCCAGCAGCACTGTTTGAAACCTGTTAGCTCAAACAAAAAGCATTCTCGGAGGGAAATGAAAGCCCTGACTTTTGAAATCTACCCGTTCCTGTCCATCTGTCTTTTTTCAAATGGCCTCCATTTAAGCTCTTAAATGTGTTCTGAGTGCCCCTTCCACTAAGAATATCCTGGGTAATgttatgattttttcccccagctaCAATTACCCCGGCTCCAGGACTAACAGCTTCAAATGCTGTCGTCTGTGAGCCAGGAGAAATGTGAGTTACAGGCTTCTTGAAAATCCAGGGCCCCAGCCTGCAGGAGAGATGGACTCTTGTGTCTCATCAGGTCACCACTAAATGAAAGCCAGTTGGAGAGGGTCTTCCAGGCCCACAGGAAGGCGAGGGCTGTTTAGCTGGGGGAGCAAAGGTCAGGTCTGGGGGTACTAAGACGTCCTGAAGGGGGcatgtgggggagggggcccgggTCTCATCCCCTAGCCTCTGGCAAGTGCAGGTCCTGAGCCTGTGGCCTTGTGTCCAAATCAGTACCCTTCCACTGAATCTTTGTCTCAGGAGCTGCCAGGaggccttttttgttgttgttaagtgcTTAGGTGTCCCTCAGAAAAAGCAGAAGGTGGCTCCTTCTCTTTGGTTTGGAGGACCACCAGCAGAGTCCCCCCCCTTgggtctttctttcccaccctGAGCCATGAGGCTAAGGCCTGGGAGCCCTGTGCTGGGGTGGCAGGTGTGGACAGGGTGGGCTTCTTCCCCACACACCCTTGCACCctagagaagggaagggaagagctgTGGCAGGTGCAGGAATCCACATCCATATGTGAAAGTGAGGGGCCAGGGCGGGGTGTAGCTTCTGGGGCTGTGGGGGTAAGGATTTCTTCATCCTTTAACAGCTTTCTTGAAGCCATGGTTGAGTGCCAGGCTCTATTCTGGGTGCCAAGCAAACGGTGGAGAACAAGACCGGAAAGACTAGCCCTCTTGGAACCTCTGTTCCAGAACTGATTACATTAATTCAAGTAAAGTAGCCACTAGCCTAGCCGCATCTCACATACTCTGTAGCCTCCTGAACCTCCTGTCCATTTTGGACAACGCTGATAGAGAACATTTCTGTCCTCGAGGAAAGTTCTCTGAGGCAGCAAAGTTTTGGAGGATGAAGAAGACAGGTTATAATAAGAACAGATGCATCAGCCGTGCTCTGGAAGGGAGAGGCCCCTCAGTGGGGTTGCGAGGGTGCCCAGTGTCAGCTTCATAGCTGCCCCCTGAAGCCACGTAGGCCCTGGTTTATGGGACAGCTCTTTCTCATGTCCTGTGCCCAGTCTGGGTCGTCACAGGGCTGGCTGCTGGTCATGGGGCAGAAGGGAGCATCTTACCCCATTGTTGAAAAGTCTCCGTACCAACAGTGAGGAGAGCAGTGGAGTGAGAGAGTCTGCCTGGAAAGAAAGGTTTCCAAAGGCTCCTTGAGCTTCGAAGTGGTCAGGGCTACTGCTGCTTCCTCTTGGGAACCAGGCGCAGTGACTCCTTCCCTGCTCGCCCTTGGTGGCCCAGCAGCCGAGGAGCTGGGATCTCCGTGGAGGCAGCTTGGGGGAGCGACCACCCGGCTCACGGCCCACTCTCTGGTTCCATACTTGTGATGTGATGTGCCGATGTAGGtgccgggggtgggaggggggtgtaCCAGTTCCCTAGAAGAATGATGTGCGTGCACGGAATTCATTAAAACTGGGGTTCTGAGGACCATGATCCCTTTTTCCATAACATGAATCCCAATTGAAAGGTTCTTTTGAGGCTTCTGTGAGGCAAAAGTTGCTTGTCAGCAGGGAATACGGAAAAGGCAGCAGAGACACTGAGAGGTTTCCATCCAGGAGTGGGGAGGACTTTGTCCACAGCCCATGGCACCACTGCCACCCTCCATTCCTCTCACCTTTTCCTTCTCGTTCTTTCTCTGAACTCAACCCGCAGGAATTAACAAGTAGGTACTTTCACTAGAACCCCCGTTTCCAAGTATCCCTGTCATTAAATGCTTTCCTCATGtggcaaaatacatttttttttttaatgcagcaagTCTTTGGGCTGGAAAAAGAGAGGCTGTTTCTCATTACTtagcagtctttttttctttctttttttttttaagatgtcatttatttattgagagagaacaagtgtgCGTGCACACAGGCACatgagcgggggcgggggggaaggacagagggagagagactctcaagcagactcctgttgagcacggagcctgacacggggctcgatcccacgaccctgagatcatgatctgagccaaaaccaagagtgggacagtCAAGCAGCtcagccccccaggcgccccagcttAGCAGTCTTTGTGCCCATGGTCTCGGGTGTTGGGAAGGCTGTCCCGTCCCCCGTGAGGACCCCTCAGGTTTTCTCACAGGTAGTCAGCAGCTACCTGCCTGCCTCCATGACCAGCAGCTCTCAGTCCTTAGCTGCATAGAAAGATCTTTGGGGTAAGAGTTTATCCAGAGCTGCTGGCAGGTCCCGGAGGCCAGAGGGGCATCTGTTGATCCATACAATGGTGAAAACAGAGGAAACTTAGGAGAAGAGTGAGGAGCTGTCACGACATTGACAGCACAGACCAGGCTGTGGTCTGGCACTTGGTATAttttctcctctgtccctcacaaCAGCCCTGCGGGTAGCACATGGTAGCCTCATTTTACAGGCTCGGAGAAGTCAAGACACTTGCCGGAGGTACACGGCTCATGAGAGGTGGCACTGGAGGTTCATGCCGGGGCCAGTCTGCCTCCGAGCCCTTGCTCGGCAAACCTCGAGAAAGCTGTGTGTGTTGCAGGGCCTGGAAACATCTTTGCTGTGGGTAGTGGCCTTGCCTCTGAAACGTCAGACAGCCGGAGCTCAGGCTCACGGCTCACAGGCCACCTCTCCGGGAATGATTGGtgttatttccttctccttcctcccctcaggTCACCATGGAGTAACAAGTATGACCCTCCTTTGGAAGACGGGGCCATGCCTTCTGCTCGGCTGAGAAAGCTGGAGGTGGAAGCCAACAATGCCTTTGACCAGTATCGAGACCTGTGAGTTACTTCCTCCCTTCCCACTTCAGCGCTTGTGATTTAGATAAGTGAGTCCCAAGGGAGGGTGGGAGCAGGCCAGGCAGCCTTCCTTGAACCCTGTCACCTGGCTCACCTCGCCAGTGATAACTGAGCGCTCACGGCGGGCCGCTGGGCACTAGCCTGGTGACTGGGTCAGGGATGAGGCGACTCGGCAGTGGAGCACTCTCGTGCGCAGACCTGCGTGTGCAGGTCCCACGTTGTGCTTCCTCGTGGTCGCAGGTACCCCTGGGCCAGCACACACTCTGCACGTCCTCTCAGACCCTCACAAACATGAGAGCTCTTTTAGTCCTCATCGTTCAGATGAAGAAGTTAAGGCCCAGGAGGATCCGGGCATTTGTCTGAGGCAAGAGGACCCCAGCCTGTCTGTTTCCAGGGCCCCTCTGTTTTTCCATCCTGTGTGCCCCGACCAGTCGTGCCTGGGGCTCAGAGACCCCCACCTCAGCTGAGGCCCTTGCACGCTCTGACCCACCGTGTCGCTGACTCCTGAGTTCTTTAGGGCCTAGTCCCTGTCTTGGAAGGTGTTTTTGCTGGGTCTGCATAgattcccacctccctttcctgcTTCCCCCCGGTCCTGCCACCCACCATAGCACCAAAAAGAGCAGCCACTTACCGACTGGCCTTGCAAAGAAGGGCTCTGGAGAAGCTTAGCCTCTGACACAGTCCTTCCTTGACCGGTAGAATCTCATTGGAAATTCAGGTCTGTACTGAACACAGAGCACAGCTGTGAAAGGCACGGCTCCACCACACAGACTCGGTCGTTTCTGTGAAGGGCCGGACAGCGTGGTCAGAGTGTCGGCGTGGCGGGTTGTAGGAGCCTCTGTTTACTTTGAGTGTTTTCTTGTTTTACGTGTATTATCCTCTGAAAGTGTAAAAACccaaaaaatagacaataaaataaaaacatgaaaaccaCCTCTTGAGCCTTGAGGTGGGTGGGCTTTGACCCTGGGCTGGTCATTTCCCCACCGGGACTTAGGGTCTGGGCAAGAAAGTGGAAGCAGGAGAAGCAAAGCACCTGAAGTGCTGGAACCATTGTCCGGAACTGTTGGCAGCACGCGTGGTGTGGGGATTCAGGACTCCGTCCCGCAGGCACTTGGAATGGCTTTCTGGCTCTTAGCAGATTTGGTAAAACACCCTAAAGAATTTCTCATAGGAACTGGCTTGGGAGGAAAAGTGCCACTTCTCAGCCTGACCTGCAGGCAGAAAACCCCATGACACTTAAGCAGACGAATGCAGTACAAAAGCCAGGTGGAGCAGATGGCCCTCGATGTCTCTGTCGCCCCTGAAGTCACCCCCATGTGACTCAGCTTTAGCTTTGGCGTTGGCCAGGAGCATCCGTACGTACGTCGATCCCTGCAGGAGCGTGTTGGGAAAGAGGATTGCCCCTTACAGGTGAGGGGACAGTCAGCCCAGGTACCTTGCCCAACCTCCCAAAGCCAGTGAGTGGTGGACCTGGGATGTGAAGCCGTCCTCATCCAATTCCGAAGTCCAAAATCTTCACGTACTTGCCCAGCGCTGAAGGTACCCACCAAGTACTGGAGGGTACGGCCTTGATCATGGCATCCCTGCCCTCTGGGGCGTCCTCTGTGGGAAGACACCGCATGTGAATGGATGCCACGATGTATGGTGCGATGGGGACTGACTCGTGCTTCAGGTGGAGCGGTAGGGAAGGCCTCTCCAGGACGTGGTGGCCTTGGAGCTGAGGACTGATGCCCGCAGGGGGCCAGCCATGCCCCAGCCAGGAAAGAGTGGTCTGGGCGGGCACCTCTTAGATTCTCCAGGGGTCAGAACACTTAGGGATTAGAATGGTGACTTCCTGAATGAAGCGATTCAGACATGTGGCCTTTGTACTGCCCTTTTGAGCCAGGCCTAGGGAAGAGCCCAGGTCTTATCTTtgacttctttccttctccttcctatcTTCCTGGTTCACATACATAGTGATGCATGGTCATCATTAGGTGTGTCCTTTCtgtggggtcttttttttttttttaagattttatttattcatgggagacacagaggcagagacataggcagagggagaagcaggctccccacaaacagctcgacgtgggactcgatcctggaactctgggatcacaacctctccgagatcacaacctgagccaaaggcagacgctcaactgctgagccacccagacatcccccttCTGCAGGGTCTGGATCAACCGGGGCGGTCACCCCTTCTTAGTATGCTCACACCACTCCGGGTCCAGCAAGGCCTGGGACTCCCTGGGTGCATCTCCTTCGGGCACCTCCTGGAAAGACTTTCCTTCCTGGGCAGATGTCCACTTTGCAGGTAGCGGATGTCTGTGAGCCTGTGCTCGCCTCTGAAGAGGGAGTTGACCACTGGGGGGCTGAGAGGGGCCGCCAGGACCGCTGCCCGCACCCAGGTGGGAGATCAGACTGGACCAGCCCAGACCCTGAGGTGCTGCGGCAGTTTGCAGGCATGGAACACAGCCAGACGGCACACCTCTGTCCCGGCAGCATCCgtgtgctgctgctggtggggaGGAGAGTTCGGGGCCTTCAGTGCCGGGGGAGCGGAGAAGCCCATGTCACCCACGTGACAGCAGCTACAGGCTACCATGAGGGTGGTGGTTAGAGCGTCACTGGGGACCCAGAGTCCTGTTTCAAGCCACCCACTGTTATCAGAGTACTGAGGACACTCTCTCCTGAGACCATGTGTGGGGAACATTTTCCCAGCTGGACCACACATGATGAGTTAAAATGAGACCCATTTCTGAgctaaaaattatgaaaacaaattctttttattcccctttcctgccttttttattattatttttttaacatcttgGTACACTGCTCCCCTCCAGAAGTTCCCATTCTCAGAGTGCCCTGAAGCTGTTGGTGGCCACGCTGGTGACCCTAGTACGGCCCAGAACGTGACCTCTTTCATTCCTTGTGGTTTTGGAGCAGAGTGAAGTCAGCCTGTGGGTTAGGAGGCCTTGTCTCTGCCTTGTGCACAGGCCAGCAGTTACCTGGGTGTTCTAAGGGCCAGATGGTTTCATAGGATGAAGGGACAGTAGGTCACGTCATGTCTTCCCTTTGTCCTtcatctctgccccttcccattgGAAAGATGCGTTCCAGAGGTGCCTGGGGTGACtggggctggctcagtgggtagagggCAGGACTCTTGAtcagttgtgagttcgagccccacattgggtgtggagatcacttaaaaataaaacctttaaaaacaacagtaacaaagACACATTCCTTTCCTGTGGGAAGGCTCATGTGTTGTCAGCCCCAGGGAATGAAGCCGCAGAGCTCCACCTGTCTTCCTGTCGTGTTGGCAAAGGTCACTCTGAGGGGAGGCATTCATTCCCCGCAACACAGCCCTCTGTCTGCTGGCCCTGCTGGTTCTGAGCTGCTGCGTGAGGAGCCGGGAGGGTGGCTTGCGTCCCAGGCCTGGAGAGAGATGCCCAGAGCCCCAGGCAGACCAGACCCACCCACCCTGCCAGGAAGAAGAGGGAGCGCTGCCGCCCTGAGAGCAGAACAGGAGCACCATTGTGCCCAGGAGGATGAGATGAGGAAGGCTGCCGTCTCCAGGGCGCCCCAGTTCCAAACTGGAGCTCGGCCTGCGCCCCATGGCAGTTGAGGAATGCGAGGAGCCTACCCATCCCCTGTGCTCACCTGGTCCTTGATTCTTGATGACCCCAGATGTTTCAGATTCTTTGGAACCCTGATGGGTCACTGAGTTAGGACTGGGCTAGCCTTGCTCTCTCGACTTTCTGACCGCGGTGGACACTCCAGGGAGCTGCTCCTGTGGACTGCTGGTGGGAAGGCCCCCCCCCCCTGCGCTGGGAGGCCCGCTGAAGTCAGTGCAGAGTTGTTGTTCTGTCCTCTGAAGGTCTGGAGATttgacccccacacacacccctctgtGGCCAAGGGCCTGAAGTGCTTTCttgccacccctcccctgccGCCCCCACTGGCTGTGCCTTAAGACTGACCCTGTAGGAATATTTTGTCATCCAGCAAACCGGCAGACCCCTTGCTCCCTCTGCTCGTCGTGGACCTATTAACCTTGTTCCTGTCCCCGATATTCTCCTTGGAAGGACGGATGCTGGAGACTAGAACTGAGATATGACCCAGGCCTGAGAcctagagccacccaggcttttcCAGAAAGGAAATGCTCGCTGTTTCCCCGGAGGCTGCTCTCTGCCTGGAGAGATTACAGCTTCCTCATTAGTGTCCTGGGGGAAAGCCTGGATTCTGTCCTCAGGTCTGTCAAGGCTCTGACTTTGCAGGGAATTAGAATGAATTATGAACCGGAGCTGGTCCGAATGGTCACAGGGAGAGCAGGGCCAGGGTTGGGTGGACCCGCAGGCCCTCCATGTGTaactcccgggggggggggggggcatggtgcccccaccccacccctgcctgcacAACCGCCCCCCCTTGCAGAATAAATGTGCCCTCCTTTGGGGTGTGGGCAGAAGGCGAGTAGGGGCCCATCCTCGGAAGCAGGTCAAGTCCCTGCTTGCCTGACTCTCTGCAGCTCCCTCGCTGTGTTCTCCCCTGAGTCCCTCTGACATTTATCGATGTCCTTTTTTGCTGTCATCATGGCAGAAAGGCCTGTGGTGGCCGCTTTCCCCCCGAGGAGGAGTAACTATCCAACAACTGTTGATTGCCTCACGCAAGCGGCCCTGGTCAAAGTGTCGCACGTCCTTGGGGACATCAAGCCTGTTCTGCAGGCCGGCGGGGTGGGATCTACCCTGATTCCGAGCCTCCCACCCTGGTCACCAACATCCGGGCCACTCGAGTCCTCTCTACCAAGCCCCAAGGTGGTTTTCTACCTCTGAGCACAGGCCCTGCTCAATCCAGGGACTGTCCCTGGAACAGACGTGGCACCTGGGGAGTGGGAAAGGTAGCAGAAAGGGCAGGCTCTTGGGTGGCTGGCTCATGGGATCGTTTCACACTCGTTCTTGGCAACGTTGACTGCTTTTTTAGGCCGAAGCCTAGGGTAGCTCATCAGTCACAGAACCCCATCACCGGATCTGCGCGATGCATCTTTCTTGGGAGAGACTCAGCAGTGAGACCCGCAGTGTAGGGTGGACACTTGCTGCCAGAGACTTCGCACTTGGGGTGtgaaccccaggatcaccgctttgatttttggggggggttCCCAAGGAAACCTTCCCAGCTCTAGCTTTCACGTTGGGTCTCACTGTTGCCTCTGTCGGCCTGGATTCTGCTGAGACCAGATGTTCTAACTGCAGGGGCTGGCACGGCTTTCTTCCAGAGATGATTACTCCCATCTGTGCCAGACATCTTGCCCCGTGCTCTGCAATCCTTGGCTCTTGGCTTGCAGCAGATAATACCTTCAAACATGCGGTTGCAATTTATTGGCCTTATAAGTTAATTTTAGTGGGTGTGCAATTGATTGAAATCAAAGCTTAATGAAGGCCAGAGTCtggggggtggaggagcagggCGGGAAGGCATTTTGTGTTCTTCCCTTGCTTCGGGTCTGAGATAATCTTCAAAAGATTTAATTAGCTTTTCTAATCAGCCCTTCTTGTCTGGAAGAAGTTTACAGAATGAAACAAGTCTGGCGTCCCTTTGGCAGTCCAGAAACCCACGAGCCTCTCCGGGAGCAGCCAGGGTGCTTGGTGGATGGGCCTTCCCCCAGCTCTGTGCCTTCTCTCCCCTCTGGGGCCATGCTAGAATGGTGGTTattcctgcctcttcctcccattctctgtccctctgtcatTTGACATTTGGGCAGCGCTGGCCCTGGAAGGGCAGGGCATCCATACTCGTGTGTGGCAAAGGTTTGCTGCCGTGGCTTCGGGAGTCCTGGAAATTCCCGTGTTCCTAGCTGCCTTCACAGACCTGAACCCTGGGCCCCTTGGGGTCTTCCgacacccacccccccaccccgctccccccCATCATTGGATGTGAGCATCAGGCCTGGGGAATTTCAGGGTTTCTGTCCTGGTAGGAATTGCAGAGGACAGTGGGGGCTTTTCTGAAGAAATGGGAGACGCAGGGGCAGCAGGTCGGCGATGGTAGGAGATGCTGCTCAGACGGGAGGTGAGGACACCCCAGGAGAGGGCTCAGGCCCACCACCGTCCAGCCAGCTGCAGAATCAGGAGGAGCCGGGCCTTGGAAGGACCTGGACTTGGTTCTCTCTTGTGCCCTGCTCGCTCAATGACCCTGGGCGAGTAAGTGAACCTTGttggcctctgtttccttatctgttgaAGAGGGACCCTGCCGGCTTCAGGGCTGAGGGAGGCATTCAGTGACGTGCAGCTTGTAAGGCTCCTCTTGCACTGACTCGTCGTGTCCACGTGGTGACCTTTGAGTTGTCAGGACAAGACTGTTGTAATTTTGCAGCAGTTATCCTGTGGGTGTCTTAGGTTCTGTGCCGTTATGGCTGTGGATACGGGGTGGTTTGGGTGCAGGCGGTGTCATGTCACCGGCCACCTTGGAAGGCTGTGGGTTCTGCTTGGGGCTCTGTTCCCGGCCCACAGTGAGACCTCAAGTAAATTCTGTAATTTACTCGAGTAATTCGAAAACAGAGTGACATAGTTCACATCTGTGGTGATGGGAGAGTTGCACAGACACTGAGAACCGACCATGCTCTGAGCAGGGGGCACAGTGAAGAGTGGGTCGGGTGCacacaggagggagggagccaaCGTACGAAGCGCTTGCACAGGTTGCAAAGTGCTGTGAAGGGCCAAACCCAGGCATGGAGGCAGGGCCAGCAGGGGGGCCTTACTCTAGGTTGGGGCGGAACTATGGAGTGTAGCGGGTTTGCCCTTGTGCAGGAAAGAGTTTGAGTAGCTAGCGTAGGACTGCTGCCTTTGGAGGGCTGGCCCTTGCCTGGTGTCCAGGAACTTTGCTTTCTGGAAGGTTCCTACCATTCCTGATAAGAATGGCTCATGATGCTTAAAACTTTTTGCACAAACACTGTGGGTTATGCTGAACTCCTGTCTCCCTTCTGGTATGTGCTAGGTGGAGAGCGCTCTAGCAGTAAAAACCCCGGTCACTGAGTCTCATGAGCGTCCCTGTAGATGGCACCTCACATTTGTCATAACTCATTGCTGGAGAAATTAAGTGCATCCTGTGTGACCTCTGGGAGAGGGGTCACAAGCTCTTGCAAACTTGTGTCTGGTTTCCTCAGGACTTCTCCTTTCCGTTGCCTACTCCTGCCCTGTCTCCTTCCACTAGAATGACTCCTGGTGGCAAGACTGTGCTGAGTCCTGTGAGCCTCTTCGTGAATCACTGACCCTTGGGAGGTCATGGGGAGCCTGGGCTCAGCCATGAGGCTGGCAGGAGCCAGGGAGGGTGGTGGAGGTAATGCTCTGAGCAGTGGGAGTCACTCGGACAGTCCTGAGGTGGTTCCTGGGCTGTGGGGTCACTGAGTGAAGGCCGGGGCAGAGTGTGAGCAGTAGGGAGACGTACCCAGGCTCTTGTCAGGCATGGGCTTTGAGTGTCCTTCTCAGTGCATCAGGACGGGCCTGGAGGGCCCCAGGGGCGCACAGGCCAACTCTGAAGCATGTCCTAAGAAACTCTTTATAAGCAGTTTGGAGGCTGGATTGGAGAGGC
Encoded here:
- the CAPZB gene encoding F-actin-capping protein subunit beta isoform X4 translates to MHPSRRSLPFPLNCQLVRVGTADYGGASDQSDQQLDCALDLMRRLPPQQIEKNLSDLIDLVPSLCEDLLSSVDQPLKIARDKVVGKDYLLCDYNRDGDSYRSPWSNKYDPPLEDGAMPSARLRKLEVEANNAFDQYRDLSFTPASRTF